Part of the Streptomyces antimycoticus genome, GCGCGGCGACAGGGACCACCGGATCGACCACCGCGCCGACCACCGCATCGACCACCGCATCCGACGAGCCCGCCCTTCAGGCCGCCATCAGCGATCTCTCCCATCCGCCCGCCACCTCCGCGCAACTGCGCGTCGACCGCCGAGGCGTTCACTGGTACGGCACGGCCGGGGCGGCGGACCTCGGGAGCGGGCGGGCCGTACGCCCGGACGACCGCTTCCGTGCGGGCAGCATCACGAAGGCATTCGTGGCCACCGTGGTCCTTCAACTGTGGGCCGAGCGCCGGGTGGAGCTCACCGCACCCATCGGGCGATGCCTCCCGGATCTGCTGCCCTCGGCCTTCTCCCGCCGCATCACCGTGGCCCAGCTGCTCAACCACACCAGCGGACTGCCCGACCATCGAGGGCTGCCGGACGACAGCACCCCGGAGGGCGTCGTGCGGCATCGGTGGGACCGATGGACACCGCGGGAGTGGGTCGAGACGGTGACCCACGACCCGCTCAAGTTCGATCCGGGGACCACACAGGAGTACCGGGGCATCAACTACGTCCTGCTCGCCCTGATCATCGAAAGGCTGACCGGCCGCCCCTACGGCCAGGCGATCGAGTCCCGCGTCCTCCGCCCGCTGGGCCTGACCCGGACCCTGCTACCGGGCCAGGACCCGCGCCTCCACGGTCCGCATGTGCACGGCTATCTGCGGATGACCGACGGCTCGCTGCGCGATATCACCGTGTACAACCAGTCCAGCGCCTGGGGCGAGGGCGAGCTGGTCTCCACCCTCGACGACCTGTCCCGCTTTCAGCGAGCCCTGTTCTCCGGCGCCTTGCTGCCACCCCACGCGCTGGACAAGCTCTTCACCCTGCCCCCGGATTCCGTACGCATGCTGGACGGCACCCCGGCCCGCTACAGCCTCGGCCTGCAGAAGGCCACGGTCAACGGCGTGACGTTCTGGGGAAAGACCGGCGAGGTATACGGCTACCGCACTCGCATGTTCGCCACTCGCGACCAGACGCTCCGCTTCATCCTCTCCTACGCCCCGACGCCACTGACCACCCAGGAAGAGATGACCAACCGAGTCGTCGCCATACTCACCGCGTGAACCACCGAGTGGCCCGCGCTCCGACCGCCTCAAGGGCGGCACGGAGCACGGACCAACGCTCGAAGGGATGTTTCACGTGAAACGGGCCAACGGGAAGAAGAGGAAAGCGCCCCCGTCAGCTGTACAGCGGCGACGTACGGCCCATATCCCTATTCCACCTCAGTCCGCGATCGGCAGATAGACGCGGTTGCCCGCCTCGGCGAACTCCTTGGACTTCTGGGCCATACCGGCCTCCGCCTCCGCCGCGTCCATCGCGCCACCGTGTTCGCGGCGGATGTCCTGAGAGATCTTCATCGAGCAGAACCTGGGCCCGCACATCGAGCAGAAGTGTGCCGTCTTGGCCGGTTCCGCCGGGAGGGTCTCGTCGTGGAAGGAGCGGGCCGTGTCCGGGTCGAGGGCCAGGTTGAACTGGTCCTCCCAGCGGAATTCGAAGCGCGCGTCGGAGAGCGCGTCGTCCCATGCCTGGGCGTCCGGATGGCCCTTGGCCAGGTCGGCCGCGTGGGCGGCGATCTTGTAGGTGATCACGCCGGTCTTGACGTCATCGCGGTCCGGCAGGCCCAGATGCTCCTTGGGCGTGACGTAGCAGAGCATCGCCGTGCCCCACCAGGCGATCATCGCGGCGCCGATGCCCGAGGTGATGTGGTCATAGGCGGGGGCGATATCGGTGGTGAGCGGGCCCAGGGTATAGAAGGGGGCCTCTTCGCAGATCTCCTGCTGGAGGTCGACATTCTCCTTGATCTTGTGCATCGGGACATGGCCCGGGCCCTCGATCATCGTCTGGACGCTGTGCTCCTTGGCGATCCGGTTGAGTTCGCCGAGCGTGCGCAACTCCGCGAACTGCGCCTCGTCATTGGCGTCGGCGATCGACCCGGGGCGCAGTCCGTCGCCCAGCGAGTAGGTGACGTCGTACGCCGCGAGGATCTCGCACAGCTCCTCGAAGTGGGTGTAGAGGAAGGACTCCTGGTGGTGGGCGAGGCACCACGCCGCCATGATGGAGCCGCCGCGGGAGACGATGCCGGTCTTGCGGCGGGCGGTCAGGGGGACGTACGGCAGGCGGACGCCGGCGTGGACGGTCATGTAGTCGACGCCCTGCTCGGCCTGTTCGATGACCGTGTCCTTGTAGATCTCCCAGGTCAGCTCCTCGGCCCTGCCGTCGACCTTCTCCAGCGCCTGATAGAGCGGCACCGTGCCGATGGGGACCGGGGAGTTGCGCAGCACCCATTCGCGGGTGGTGTGGATGTTGCGGCCGGTCGAGAGGTCCATGACCGTGTCGGCGCCCCAGCGGGTCGCCCAGGTCATCTTCTCGACCTCCTCCTCGATGGAGGAGGTGACGGCGGAGTTGCCGATATTGGCGTTGACCTTCACCAGGAACCGCTTGCCGATGATCATCGGCTCGATCTCCGGGTGGTTGACATTGGCCGGGAGGACGGCGCGGCCTGCCGCGATCTCCTCCCGGACCACCTCGGGGGAGACGTTCTCGCGGATCGCGACGTACTCCATCTCCGCCGTGATCTCGCCCCGCCGCGCATAGGCGAGTTGGGTCACGGGGACGCCCGCGCGACCGCGCCGCGGCTGGCGTGGGCGGCCGGGGAAGACCGCGTCGAGGTTGCGCAGCCCCCCGCGGGGCGAGGTGTGCTTGATCCCGTCGTCCTCGGGGCGGACGGGACGGCCCGCGTACTCCTCCGTATCGCCGCGGGCGACGATCCAGTTCTGCCGCAGCGGCGCCAGGCCACGGCGGACATCCGTCTCGATGGTGGGGTCGGTGTACGGGCCGGAGGTGTCGTACAGCGTCACATCCTGGCCGTTGGTGAGGTGCACTCGGCGGACCGGGACGTGAAGGTCCGGGCGCGAGCCCGCGACATATCCCTTATGCCAGCCGAATTCGGCGTTCTCGGCGCGCGATGATGCATCCTGCTGAGTCATGAGACCCACTCCCTACGCCGGCATTACCCGGTAACAGGTTCAGCGGTCGGCGCAGCTACAGCGTCAGCGCCCTCTCAGCCCGGTGCTCCGAGCTCCCGCGATTGCAAAGGTTCGTGCCCACGCTAACGGTTTATCCACAGTGCTGAACAGGGGGCCCACTCCTCTTGCGATGATGCGACCGTGACCGCCATCCAGCAGGACCATCCGCCCGAGCAGCCCCGCCCCTCCGATCAGGCGCACGACCACGGCCACGGCCATTCCCACGGCCACTCGCACGGTCATGGCCCCGCCGCCCCCGTCTCCGCCCGCCTCCGCAAGATCATCGCGGCGGTGCTCATCCCCTTCGCGGTCGCCGTCGTCGCCGGTCTGATCGTGCTCTGGCCGGGCGGCACGCCCGACCACAAGACGAGCGGCCGCAGCGGTCTCGGCTTCGACCAGCAGACCGTCGCCGGACGGGTGGTGAAGGTCGAGGAGGTGAACTGTGCGGACGTCAACGCCCAGCCGCAGGCGCCCACCGAGCCCGGCCAGGACAGCGCCGCCCAGAGCGGCACCCCCGGGCAGGGCGGGAAGAAGAGCGTCTGCGAGAAGGCCACCATCGAGGTCACCTCGGGCAAGGACAAAGGTCGCACTTTCCCCGAAATCGTCCAGCCCAACGCCTCGCGTCAGTTCAGCGCCGGGCAGGAGCTGAAGCTGGCGTACGCCCCCAAGGCGCCCAAGGACCTGCAGTACTCCGTGTCCGACGTCGACCGGTCGATGCCGATGGCGCTGCTGGCGGGGCTGTTCGCGCTCGCCGTCGTGGTGGTGGGGCGGCTGCGCGGGGTGTTCGCGCTGGTGGCACTGGCGATCAGCTTCGGGGTGCTGACGCTGTTCATCCTCCCGGCGATACTCCAGGGTTCCAATCCGCTGGTGGTCGCGGTCGTCGGGGGCAGCGCGATCATGCTTCTCGCGCTCTATATGTGCCATGGGCTGACGGCCCGTACATCGGTCGCCGTGCTCGGCACGCTGGTGTCACTGCTGCTGATCGGGGTGCTGGGCTCGCTGTTCATCGCCTGGGCGAGCCTGACCGGCAATACGGACGACCAGACCGGTCTTGTGCACGGCCTCTATCCGAACATCGAGATACGCGGGCTGCTGCTGGCGGGCGTGATCATCGGCTCGCTGGGCGTGCTGGACGATGTGACGGTCACCCAGACCTCGGCGGTGTGGGAGCTGAGGGCCGCGGACCCGACCGTGTCCCGGCGCAGGCTTTACGGGGCGGCGATGCGGATCGGGCGGGACCACATCGCCTCCGTCGTGAACACGCTGGTGCTGGCGTACGCGGGCGCGTCGCTTCCGCTGCTGCTGCTGTTCTCCATCGCGGACACCGGTGTGGGCACGGTCGCCACGAGCGAGATCGTCGCCGAGGAGATCGTACGGACGCTGGTGGGCAGCATCGGGCTCGTCGCCTCGGTGCCGGTGACCACGGCGCTGGCCGTGCTCGTGGTCTCCGCGGACCGCGCCCCGGCGGCGGACGGCGGCGCGGAGCGGGGGGCCGACGCGGGCGGCACCCAGGCGGCCCGGACCGGCCGGGGCGGGCGCGGGCGGCGGCGCCGGGCCAAGACGCGCTGAGCGGCCGGGCGACGGCACGCTGAGCCGCCGGCCGGAGGCACGACGAGCCGCTGGGCGACGAGAACCTCAGTCCCGGGCGCGCCGCCCGGGCTGTTCGGTGGCCCGGCCGGTTCGGTGATGGCGGACGGTTCGGCCGCAGCACACCGGCCGTCGGCCCGCCGCCGCGTATCCGGCCCTCAGCCGCGTATCCGGCCCTCAGCCCGCGTACCGGTCCTCGGCCAGGATGCGGTGGAGTTCGGCGTCGAGATCGCCGACCGGATCGCAGGCTGCCGGCTCCTGGCCGAAAGGCACCACCCGGTCCGTCCGATCGAGGAAGGCCACCAGAGGGGCGGCCCCGGCCCGGAACAGGGCCCGTTCACAGCCGACTTGGAGTCTGATGAAGACGTCCGAGAGCCCCTCGGGGGAGGCCGGAGCGATACGCACATCCCCCTCACCGGTAGGTCTGCTCAGCCCGTCCAGCAGCAGCTCCCGCGCGAAGGCCCAGCTCACCGGCGCGTCGCCGGGCAGATGGAAGGTGATCTCGACGGCATAGGGGTCGCTGCTGTCGTAGGACAGCTCGACCGGGATCCGGAAGGAAAGATCCTGCGAGACCAGGAAGGTCATCGTCACTTCCGCCTGAACTGTGTCACGCATGTCACGCATCGTTCGCCGCCCCGGGTTGTTTGCGCATGGCCGACTCTGGAGCGTAGCGACTCGATTGCTGTGCGGAGTCGGTTTGCCTCGTGTGAGGGAACGAAAATGGCCAGTGTTGCCATGGGGAGGCCCGCGGGGCCGGACGACGTGGGCCCGGTGGGCGGGAGATCGGGGCCGGCGCACCGGCCGTATCGAAGATCGCTGTCGTCAACAGGCACCCCCGGGGTGTTGTTGCGAGGCAGACGCCGAGAGGAAGAACGCCGAGGTCTCGCACTTTAACGGCAGGGGTGGCGCCGGGCCGCGCTCCCGCCCCGGCGGTATCCCTCGCGCGGCGTATCCGCGCGCGGTGGGGGTCCGCAGGGCCTGCGGGGATGCGTCAGGCCCTGGGGGACGCGGCGAGCGCCGCGCGGCGGGTCAGGCGGTGAACTTCCGTACGACGTAGATCAGCCCGGCGATCAGCGCCACCAGCAGCAGCGCCTTGAAGACAAAGCTCACCAGGAACCCGATCACGCTCATGATCAGACCGCCGAACACGGCGAGGATGAGGACCGGTATCGCGATCCAGGTCACCCACCACGGCAAGCCCCGGAATATCCCCTTCGTGGTCACGTAACTCCCTGCTTTCTCTCCGAGCCGTGGGTCCGGACGCCGACGGCCGGTCTTCCCTGCCGTCGATGCTAGGACGGGACGGAAGCGCGCGGGTGTCCCGCGGCCCCCGTCCTCCCCTGACCGAACCCCTACGGGACCGTCCGGCCACCCATCGGCTCCGCGGTGGACAAGCCCGCAGGCGACATCAGCCCCGGCCAGGGTCAGCCCTCGGGCGACATCAGCCCTCAGGCGGCGAGAACACCACCAGCACCCTCAGGTCCTCGGTGATGTGGTGGAACTTGTGTGCCACGCCCGCCGGTACGTACACCACGCTGCCCCGCGCCACCTGCGTCGTCTCCATTCCCACCGTGACCGACGCCCGGCCGCTCACCACCAGGTAGACCTCGTCCTGGTTGTGCGGCGACTGCGGATCGGGCTGGCCCGCGTCCAGCGCGTACAGCCCCACGGACATGTTCCGCTCCCGCAGGAACTGCAGATACGCGCCGTTGTTCGCGGCCCGCTCCGCCTCCAGCTCATCCAGCCGGAACGCCTTCATTCGCCTCTCCACCCCTGCCTACGGGGCCCCTGCCTACCGCGGGGCCTGTCTGCGACGATCTCAACCATGAAGAATTTTCTCGTCAAGACGATCGCGAACGCCGGTGCCCTCGGCGTCGCCATCTGGCTACTCAAGGACATCACGCTCACCGGTGACAACACCGGCCGCCAAGCGCTCACCCTCATTCTCGTCGCGCTGGTCTTCGGCGTGGTGAACGTGGTGGTCAAGCCGATCGTCAAGCTCCTGGCTTTTCCGTTGTTCATCCTGACCCTCGGGCTGATCACGCTGGTGATCAACGCCCTGATGCTGCTGTTGACCTCCTGGCTGGCCGGAAAGCTGGACCTGAGCTTCGACGTCGACGGCTTCGGCACCGCGGTGCTCGGTGGCCTGGTCGTCTCCATAGTCGCGTGGGCCCTGCACGTCGTGCTGCCCGATGACAAGGACTGATCCCGGCCGGGGATGATGGGAGGCATGAGAGACCCGTCGCCCTACCGTGTCTGCTTTGTCTGCACTGGCAACATATGCCGCTCGCCGATGGCCGAATCCGTCTTCCGCGCCCACGCCGCGGAGGTCGGGCTGGACGGCCGTGTCGAGGTGGACAGCGCGGGCACCGGGCCCTGGCACGAGGGCGACGGGGCCGACCGCCGCGCCATCGACGTGCTCACCGCCCACGGCTATGAGCAGGATCACATCGCGCGGCAGTTCCGGGCCGACTGGTTCGATCACCTCGATCTGGTGATCGCCCTGGACAGCGGCCATCTGCATGAGCTGCGCGCGCTCGCGCCGACCCCGCAGGACGCCGCGAAGGTACGGCTGCTGCGCAGCTACGACCCGGACGCGGACCAGAACGCGCTGGGCGGCCTCGACGTACCGGACCCCTACTTCGGCGGGACGGACGACTTCGAGGAGTGCCTGGACATGATCGAGGCCGCCAGCGGCGGACTGCTGGACGCGGTCACCGAGGCCATCGACGCGACGGAGAGCGCCGCCGAGGGGACCCCGGGGAGCGCCGCCGAAGGGACCCCGGAGCAGGCCGCCCAGAGCGCCGAAAACAGGAAGAGCGCGTCGGCCGCCGATGGCCCGGACGCGGGGAAGGAGCCCGCATGACTGGCGACGGTACCCGCGCCGTACGGGCCGGGCTGCCCGAGGCCGAGGCGTACGAGCCGACGCTGCCGGGCCCGGTCTTCGCCGCCCACTACCACCTCCCCGGCGACGCCGCCGGCCCCTACACCTACGGCCGGGACGCCAACCCCACCTGGTCCCTGCTGGAGCGGGCGATCAGCGAGCTGGAGTCACCGGGCACCGACGCCGAGACGGTCGTCTTCTCCTCCGGGATGGGCGCGATCTCGGCCGTGCTGCTGTCCCAGCTGCGCCAGGGCGACGCGGCCGTGCTGCCGACGGACGGCTATCAGCTGCTCCCGGCGCTGATCGAGCGGCTGGAGGGCTACGGGGTCACCGTGCGCACCGCCCCGACCGGCGGGGACGCCCAGCTGGACGCCCTGGACGACCGGACGAAGCTGCTCTGGCTGGAAACCCCGTCCAATCCCGGACTGGACGTCTGCGACATCCGCCGGCTCGCCGAGGCCGCGCACGCCCGCGGCACGCTGGTCGCCGTCGACAACACCCTCGCCACCCCGCTCGGCCAGCGGCCGCTGGAGCTCGGCGCGGACTTCGCCGTGGCGAGCGGCACCAAGGCGCTCACCGGCCACGGCGATGTGCTGCTCGGCTATGTGACCTGCCGCGATCCGCGGCTCGCCGCGGAGGTGCGGGCCTGGCGCAAGACGGTGGGCGCGATCCCCGGCCCCATGGAGGCCTGGCTCGCCCACCGCTCCCTGGCCACCCTGCAGCTACGCGTCGACCGCCAGGCGGCGACCGCCCTGGCCCTCGCCGAGGCGCTGCGCGAGCGCCCCGAGATCACCGGGCTGCGCCACCCCGGTCTGCCGACCGATCCCGCCCATAGGGTCGCGGCCGGACAGATGCGCGGCGGGCGCTTCGGCTGCGTGGTCTCCTTCACCCTGCCGGACAAGGAGTGCGCGGAGCGCTTCCTGGACGCGCTGCGGCTGGTGGACGACGCCACCAGCTTCGGCGGGGTGCGCTCCACCGCGGAACGGCGCGGACGGTGGGGCGGCGACGCGGTCTCCGAGGGGTTCATCCGGTTCTCGGTGGGCGCGGAGGACCCGGACGATCTGATCGCCGATGTGCTGCGGGCGCTCGATGCGGCCTCCGCCGCGGCGGATGGCTGAAAGCGGGCGGGTACGCCGGTGCGGGCGTCTCAAGCCTCCCCCTCGTGGCTTGAGACGCCCCGGTTCTTCCCGTGGAGAACCGCTCGAACAAGGCTAGTTGACTCAGCGTCAGTGTCCAATCACAGTAGCGCCATGGACCTATCGGCATATTTATAGTTGGCATGCGTGCGGGGCGCGACGAGGCGAGGGGAACCGCATGGATCTGGCCCTCTTACGCACTTTTGTCGCGGTTCACCGCGCCGGGTCCTTCACCCGCGCCGCCGGGCTGCTCGGCCTCTCCCAGCCCGCCGTCACCGGCCAGATACGCACCCTGGAGCGGCAGCTGGGCCGCCCCCTGTTCCTCCGTACGGCGCGCGGCGTCGTCCCCACCACCGTCGGGGACGAACTCGCCCACAAGGCCGCGCCGCATCTCGACGCCCTGGTGGAGATCACCGAGGCGGGTCCCGACGACGACCGCTCGGCCCTGCGCACCCTGCATCTCGCGGGCCCCCCGGAGTTCACCGCGCTGCGCGTCCTGCCCGCGCTGACCACCCTCGTCACCCAGGGCCTGGCGGTGCGGTGCGCCTTCGGCAGCACCGAGGAGCTGTTCGAGGGGCTGGGCGCCGGCCATCACGACCTGGTCATCACCACCGCCCGGCCGCGGGGCCGGCTGCTGGCCGCCACCCCGCTGTGCGACGAGGAGCATGTGCTGGTCGCGGCCCCGCGCTGGGCCGCCCGGCTCGGCGGTCCCGCGGTGCTCCAGGTCAAGGGGGTGCGCGCACTGGAGGCGCTGCCCGTCGTCGAGGTGCACGAGAGCCTGCCGCTGGTCACCCGCTACTGGTCGGCCGTCTTCGACACCCGGCCGGTCACCGCCGGCACGATCATCGCGCCCGATCTGCGCGCGGTGCTCGCCTGCGTCGCGGAGGGCGCCGGACTCGGCGTCCTGCCGCGCTATCTGTGCATGGACGCGCTGGACGCCGGAGAGGTCGTGGCGCTGCTCAACCCGCCGGTGCCGCCGCTGCGCACCTATTTCCTGGTGGTGCGGACGGGGGCGCTCGCGCTGCCGCATATCGCGCGGGCGCACGAATGGCTGTCGCGCGCGGCTGTCGACTGGTGAGTAAGTGGTTTCGCGGGGCGAAGGGTGCGGCAGATGTCCTGCATGACCGAACGACCTGTGGTCAAGCGCACCGCTCGCGCCATTCTCCTCGAGGGCGAGGCCGCCCCCCGGATGATCCTGATCAAGCGCACCAAGCCCGGCCAGGCGCCGTACTGGATCACTCCCGGCGGCGGGATGGAGCCCGAGGACGCGACCGTCGTCGAGGCCCTGCACCGCGAGGTGGACGAGGAGCTGGGGGCGAAGGTGACCGATGTGGTGCCCGCGTTCGTGGACACCGTCCCCCATTCCGATGAGGGCGCGGACGGCGCCGGAGGCGCCGAGGGCGCCGGCGGGGTGAAGGTGCAGCACTTCTTCGTCTGCAGACTCGCCTCGATGGACCTCACCCGGCGGCACGGCCCGGAGGTGGACGAGCCGTGCGGGGAGTACGACGTGGTGAGCGTCCCGTTCACCCGCGAGGGGATCGCCTCGGTCGAGGTGGTGCCGCCCTCGCTGCGGGCCTACCTCGACGCCAACATCGAGGGTGTGCTGGCCCTGCTCGCGGACGACCTCGGCTAGCGCCTGCCGGGTGGCTCGTCGCGGGGCAGGACCTAGCGGAACCAGCCGCCGAACGGCTGCTGGGTCTTGCGGGCCGCCCGCTGACGCGCCTCGGCCAGCACCCGTTCGGCCTCCTCACGCCAGGTCTCGGGACCCGCGTCGGGGCGTACCTCCGGCCGGATGGCGGGGCTGAGATCGGCGCGCGCCACGGAGGGCTGCGGCGCTTGCCCTGCCGAGTCGGCCACTTCGGCCTGCGCGGCCGGTGGGGTCTGGGTGCCCGGTTCGGCCGGCACGGCCCGGCCGGCCAGGTCCACCGGACGCACGGCTGGAGGGGCGGCCGGGGCCTGCGAGTCCGAGACGGCCTGGGCGGCCTCGCCGGGAAGGTCCACCGGCCGCGAGGCCGGTGGGGTGGCCGGGACGGCTGGGGCGGGGCCCGGGGCGGCCGGAGACGCCTGAGCCTGAGGGCCCGAATCTGCCGGAGCCGCCTGGGCCTGAAGGCCCGCGACCGCCGGGGTCTGAGGGGCCGAGACCGCCGGGGCGGCCGGAGTCTGAGGGCCAGGGGCGGCCGAGACTGCCGGGGCGGCGGTGGGGTCCTGAAGGCCCGGGGCAGCAGGAGCGGTTGAGAACCGAGGGCCCGAGACCGCCGAAGTGGCCAGGGCCTGAGGACCTGGGGCCACCGGGGCTGCTGTGGTGACCGGGATCTGAGATCCCGAGACGCCCGGCGTGACCAGGGGCCGAGCACCCGGGACCACCGGGGCGTAGGGGACGGGCGGGGCCTGAAGACCCGGGACGGCCGGGGCCGCCGGGGTGACCGGGGTCTGCGGACCCGAGACGGCTGCCATGGCCAGAGTCTGCGTACCCGGGACCACCGGGGCGTACGGGACAGGCGGGGCCAGAAGCACCCGGACCGCAGGGGCCACCGAGGCCAACCGGCCGGGCAGGTCCGCCGGCTCCGGGGCCGTCGAGGTCGGCGCGGTCGCCGAGGTCGGCGCGGTGATGGGCGGGGCGGGCGGGGTCCGGCGGCCGTCGCGCGCCTCGGCGGCCGCGCCGAAGAAGTCGCCGCCCTTCCGCTTGACGTCGTCCGTCCCCCAGTCCCGCTCCCGG contains:
- a CDS encoding cupin domain-containing protein, whose product is MKAFRLDELEAERAANNGAYLQFLRERNMSVGLYALDAGQPDPQSPHNQDEVYLVVSGRASVTVGMETTQVARGSVVYVPAGVAHKFHHITEDLRVLVVFSPPEG
- a CDS encoding serine hydrolase domain-containing protein, encoding MTSLTRRTFMGGCAAGTLLAVAGSTEARAATGTTGSTTAPTTASTTASDEPALQAAISDLSHPPATSAQLRVDRRGVHWYGTAGAADLGSGRAVRPDDRFRAGSITKAFVATVVLQLWAERRVELTAPIGRCLPDLLPSAFSRRITVAQLLNHTSGLPDHRGLPDDSTPEGVVRHRWDRWTPREWVETVTHDPLKFDPGTTQEYRGINYVLLALIIERLTGRPYGQAIESRVLRPLGLTRTLLPGQDPRLHGPHVHGYLRMTDGSLRDITVYNQSSAWGEGELVSTLDDLSRFQRALFSGALLPPHALDKLFTLPPDSVRMLDGTPARYSLGLQKATVNGVTFWGKTGEVYGYRTRMFATRDQTLRFILSYAPTPLTTQEEMTNRVVAILTA
- a CDS encoding cystathionine gamma-lyase, producing the protein MTGDGTRAVRAGLPEAEAYEPTLPGPVFAAHYHLPGDAAGPYTYGRDANPTWSLLERAISELESPGTDAETVVFSSGMGAISAVLLSQLRQGDAAVLPTDGYQLLPALIERLEGYGVTVRTAPTGGDAQLDALDDRTKLLWLETPSNPGLDVCDIRRLAEAAHARGTLVAVDNTLATPLGQRPLELGADFAVASGTKALTGHGDVLLGYVTCRDPRLAAEVRAWRKTVGAIPGPMEAWLAHRSLATLQLRVDRQAATALALAEALRERPEITGLRHPGLPTDPAHRVAAGQMRGGRFGCVVSFTLPDKECAERFLDALRLVDDATSFGGVRSTAERRGRWGGDAVSEGFIRFSVGAEDPDDLIADVLRALDAASAAADG
- a CDS encoding DUF5326 family protein, with translation MTTKGIFRGLPWWVTWIAIPVLILAVFGGLIMSVIGFLVSFVFKALLLVALIAGLIYVVRKFTA
- a CDS encoding SsgA family sporulation/cell division regulator, which produces MRDTVQAEVTMTFLVSQDLSFRIPVELSYDSSDPYAVEITFHLPGDAPVSWAFARELLLDGLSRPTGEGDVRIAPASPEGLSDVFIRLQVGCERALFRAGAAPLVAFLDRTDRVVPFGQEPAACDPVGDLDAELHRILAEDRYAG
- a CDS encoding low molecular weight protein-tyrosine-phosphatase gives rise to the protein MRDPSPYRVCFVCTGNICRSPMAESVFRAHAAEVGLDGRVEVDSAGTGPWHEGDGADRRAIDVLTAHGYEQDHIARQFRADWFDHLDLVIALDSGHLHELRALAPTPQDAAKVRLLRSYDPDADQNALGGLDVPDPYFGGTDDFEECLDMIEAASGGLLDAVTEAIDATESAAEGTPGSAAEGTPEQAAQSAENRKSASAADGPDAGKEPA
- a CDS encoding YibE/F family protein; amino-acid sequence: MTAIQQDHPPEQPRPSDQAHDHGHGHSHGHSHGHGPAAPVSARLRKIIAAVLIPFAVAVVAGLIVLWPGGTPDHKTSGRSGLGFDQQTVAGRVVKVEEVNCADVNAQPQAPTEPGQDSAAQSGTPGQGGKKSVCEKATIEVTSGKDKGRTFPEIVQPNASRQFSAGQELKLAYAPKAPKDLQYSVSDVDRSMPMALLAGLFALAVVVVGRLRGVFALVALAISFGVLTLFILPAILQGSNPLVVAVVGGSAIMLLALYMCHGLTARTSVAVLGTLVSLLLIGVLGSLFIAWASLTGNTDDQTGLVHGLYPNIEIRGLLLAGVIIGSLGVLDDVTVTQTSAVWELRAADPTVSRRRLYGAAMRIGRDHIASVVNTLVLAYAGASLPLLLLFSIADTGVGTVATSEIVAEEIVRTLVGSIGLVASVPVTTALAVLVVSADRAPAADGGAERGADAGGTQAARTGRGGRGRRRRAKTR
- the thiC gene encoding phosphomethylpyrimidine synthase ThiC, coding for MTQQDASSRAENAEFGWHKGYVAGSRPDLHVPVRRVHLTNGQDVTLYDTSGPYTDPTIETDVRRGLAPLRQNWIVARGDTEEYAGRPVRPEDDGIKHTSPRGGLRNLDAVFPGRPRQPRRGRAGVPVTQLAYARRGEITAEMEYVAIRENVSPEVVREEIAAGRAVLPANVNHPEIEPMIIGKRFLVKVNANIGNSAVTSSIEEEVEKMTWATRWGADTVMDLSTGRNIHTTREWVLRNSPVPIGTVPLYQALEKVDGRAEELTWEIYKDTVIEQAEQGVDYMTVHAGVRLPYVPLTARRKTGIVSRGGSIMAAWCLAHHQESFLYTHFEELCEILAAYDVTYSLGDGLRPGSIADANDEAQFAELRTLGELNRIAKEHSVQTMIEGPGHVPMHKIKENVDLQQEICEEAPFYTLGPLTTDIAPAYDHITSGIGAAMIAWWGTAMLCYVTPKEHLGLPDRDDVKTGVITYKIAAHAADLAKGHPDAQAWDDALSDARFEFRWEDQFNLALDPDTARSFHDETLPAEPAKTAHFCSMCGPRFCSMKISQDIRREHGGAMDAAEAEAGMAQKSKEFAEAGNRVYLPIAD
- a CDS encoding pyridoxamine 5'-phosphate oxidase family protein; the encoded protein is MDSAEHLDDRAWRPGSDGEHLLQRRLDTVDRADRFYDDQVLDHLNARMREFIDRQEMFFLATSDGHGECDNTFRAGPPGFLRVLDARTLTYPEYRGNGVLASLGNIQENPHVGILMVDFFRDRIGLHVNGRARVVEDAEMREAHPGLPVDPVPGRRAVVWVEVTLEEAYIHCAKHIPHLQKVPAQRRTGGGDNRHRGPSGDQALEHDRERDWGTDDVKRKGGDFFGAAAEARDGRRTPPAPPITAPTSATAPTSTAPEPADLPGRLASVAPAVRVLLAPPVPYAPVVPGTQTLAMAAVSGPQTPVTPAAPAVPGLQAPPVPYAPVVPGARPLVTPGVSGSQIPVTTAAPVAPGPQALATSAVSGPRFSTAPAAPGLQDPTAAPAVSAAPGPQTPAAPAVSAPQTPAVAGLQAQAAPADSGPQAQASPAAPGPAPAVPATPPASRPVDLPGEAAQAVSDSQAPAAPPAVRPVDLAGRAVPAEPGTQTPPAAQAEVADSAGQAPQPSVARADLSPAIRPEVRPDAGPETWREEAERVLAEARQRAARKTQQPFGGWFR
- a CDS encoding NUDIX domain-containing protein; the protein is MTERPVVKRTARAILLEGEAAPRMILIKRTKPGQAPYWITPGGGMEPEDATVVEALHREVDEELGAKVTDVVPAFVDTVPHSDEGADGAGGAEGAGGVKVQHFFVCRLASMDLTRRHGPEVDEPCGEYDVVSVPFTREGIASVEVVPPSLRAYLDANIEGVLALLADDLG
- a CDS encoding phage holin family protein; the protein is MKNFLVKTIANAGALGVAIWLLKDITLTGDNTGRQALTLILVALVFGVVNVVVKPIVKLLAFPLFILTLGLITLVINALMLLLTSWLAGKLDLSFDVDGFGTAVLGGLVVSIVAWALHVVLPDDKD
- a CDS encoding LysR family transcriptional regulator, producing the protein MDLALLRTFVAVHRAGSFTRAAGLLGLSQPAVTGQIRTLERQLGRPLFLRTARGVVPTTVGDELAHKAAPHLDALVEITEAGPDDDRSALRTLHLAGPPEFTALRVLPALTTLVTQGLAVRCAFGSTEELFEGLGAGHHDLVITTARPRGRLLAATPLCDEEHVLVAAPRWAARLGGPAVLQVKGVRALEALPVVEVHESLPLVTRYWSAVFDTRPVTAGTIIAPDLRAVLACVAEGAGLGVLPRYLCMDALDAGEVVALLNPPVPPLRTYFLVVRTGALALPHIARAHEWLSRAAVDW